In Anaerolineales bacterium, the following proteins share a genomic window:
- a CDS encoding MBOAT family O-acyltransferase encodes MTILEIAILASLAVFIGWLGRGRKLALLASSALALYWLQPDQEPVNLMFWLPTLTLIVAALSWMITANDESRSWKENRGAAIVLLGVIVLVDLNRFFQFEWIFAVETPRFQWVALVILFVAGVVFVITRLGKFNRLTLIVAIILLIGLLALIKTPSAVAWLFEAVANLRGKEAPGQSAVAWLGFSYVAFRLLHTLFDRLAGRLPSVPLAEYVNYVIFFPAITAGPIDRLERFVSSLDAPLRLDAEGWVDAGQRIFSGLFKKFVLADGLAWIALSETFVRDAQSSGWLWMLLYAYSLRIYFDFSGYTDIAIGLGRLLGIRLPENFDAPYLKPTLTQFWNSWHITLTQWFRSYFFNPLTRAMRSSHKPVATWVMILFSQLATMALIGLWHGVTINFVLWGLWHGCGLFIQNRWSELMRTRLSVQAMAPSTQKIFRFAGIFLTFNFVSLGWLFFALPSLESVWSAALKLAGVL; translated from the coding sequence ATGACGATTTTGGAAATTGCGATACTTGCCAGCCTCGCTGTGTTTATCGGCTGGCTGGGCAGGGGGCGAAAATTGGCGTTGTTGGCTTCGAGCGCGTTGGCGCTGTATTGGCTTCAACCGGATCAGGAACCGGTCAATCTGATGTTTTGGCTGCCGACGCTAACCCTGATCGTCGCGGCGTTGTCGTGGATGATTACTGCCAACGATGAATCTCGAAGTTGGAAAGAGAATCGCGGAGCGGCGATCGTTTTGTTGGGGGTGATCGTACTGGTTGACCTCAACCGTTTTTTTCAATTTGAATGGATCTTTGCAGTCGAAACGCCGCGATTTCAATGGGTCGCGCTTGTTATTCTTTTCGTCGCCGGTGTGGTTTTTGTCATAACGCGGCTTGGGAAGTTTAATCGACTTACATTGATCGTCGCGATAATTTTACTGATCGGCTTGTTGGCGCTGATCAAGACTCCGTCAGCGGTGGCATGGCTGTTTGAAGCGGTGGCAAATCTGCGCGGAAAAGAAGCGCCGGGTCAATCCGCTGTGGCATGGCTGGGATTTTCTTACGTCGCGTTTCGCCTTTTGCATACGCTCTTCGACCGCCTTGCCGGGCGACTGCCATCGGTTCCGTTAGCAGAGTATGTGAACTATGTGATTTTCTTTCCAGCCATCACCGCCGGTCCGATTGACCGGCTGGAGCGATTCGTTTCTTCCCTCGATGCTCCGCTTCGTTTGGATGCTGAGGGTTGGGTGGATGCGGGTCAGCGAATTTTCAGCGGACTGTTCAAGAAATTCGTTCTTGCCGACGGGTTGGCTTGGATCGCGCTAAGCGAGACGTTTGTGCGTGACGCTCAATCGTCTGGCTGGTTGTGGATGTTACTGTACGCCTATTCGTTGAGAATTTATTTCGATTTCAGCGGTTATACCGACATTGCTATTGGACTTGGACGGTTGCTTGGCATACGCTTACCGGAAAACTTTGACGCGCCGTATTTGAAGCCTACCCTAACTCAATTCTGGAATTCATGGCACATTACATTGACGCAATGGTTTCGGTCCTATTTTTTCAACCCACTCACGCGTGCCATGCGTTCATCCCATAAACCTGTTGCGACATGGGTAATGATCTTGTTCTCGCAACTGGCAACAATGGCGTTGATCGGCTTGTGGCACGGAGTGACGATAAATTTTGTTTTATGGGGCTTGTGGCATGGCTGCGGTTTGTTCATTCAAAACCGTTGGAGTGAGTTGATGCGCACGCGGCTTTCTGTCCAGGCGATGGCGCCCTCAACCCAAAAGATTTTCCGATTTGCGGGAATATTCCTGACGTTTAATTTTGTTTCGCTTGGCTGGTTGTTTTTTGCTCTTCCATCACTCGAGTCGGTCTGGAGTGCGGCGCTGAAGTTGGCTGGCGTTTTATGA
- the prfB gene encoding peptide chain release factor 2 (programmed frameshift) encodes MQDLVNRLKPLQDLTQQLLVRLDFASKETQLSQLDKEIEAPDLWGNPSRAQKLMKSHNALKTEVESWRAFSRRLHDALELAQLDDESLRADLETEISAIETELEKRSFTAMLSGKFDHDSAILAIHAGAGGTDSQDWAAMLQRMYLRWAEGRGYQTEILDTTQGEEAGIKSSTIAVDGEYAFGYLRAEKGVHRLVRLSPFDAAHRRHTSFALVEILPQVAMDEADIQIDPSEIKMDVFRSSGAGGQNVQKNATAVRLTHIPTGIVVTCQNERSQTQNREFAMKILRARLLELKQAEREEERAVLRGEYTKAEWGSQIRSYVLHPYQMVKDHRTDHETGNTQAVLDGDLDEFMEAYLQHRVSE; translated from the exons ATGCAAGACCTCGTAAACCGCCTCAAACCATTGCAAGACCTAACTCAACAGTTACTGGTGCGTCTT GACTTCGCTTCAAAAGAAACGCAACTTTCCCAGCTTGATAAAGAAATCGAAGCGCCCGACCTGTGGGGAAATCCCTCGCGCGCTCAAAAATTGATGAAATCGCACAACGCCTTGAAAACCGAGGTGGAATCATGGCGCGCGTTTTCACGCCGCCTGCACGACGCGCTTGAACTGGCGCAACTCGACGACGAAAGCCTGCGCGCCGATTTGGAAACTGAAATTTCAGCCATCGAAACCGAATTAGAAAAGCGTTCGTTCACAGCGATGCTTTCCGGGAAGTTCGATCACGACTCAGCCATTCTTGCCATCCACGCGGGCGCGGGCGGAACCGATTCGCAAGATTGGGCGGCGATGCTCCAGCGCATGTACCTCCGCTGGGCGGAGGGGCGCGGCTACCAGACCGAAATCCTTGATACGACTCAAGGCGAGGAAGCAGGGATCAAGAGTTCGACTATCGCTGTAGATGGCGAATACGCTTTCGGCTATTTGCGCGCGGAAAAAGGCGTTCACCGGTTAGTGCGGCTTTCGCCATTCGACGCGGCGCATCGGCGGCACACCTCGTTCGCGCTTGTGGAAATCCTTCCGCAAGTCGCCATGGATGAGGCGGATATTCAAATTGATCCGAGCGAAATCAAGATGGATGTGTTCCGTTCCTCCGGCGCGGGCGGACAAAACGTGCAAAAGAACGCGACCGCTGTCCGCTTGACGCACATCCCAACCGGAATCGTCGTCACCTGTCAAAACGAACGCTCGCAAACGCAGAACCGCGAGTTCGCCATGAAAATCCTGCGCGCCCGCCTGCTGGAACTGAAACAGGCTGAACGGGAGGAAGAACGGGCTGTCCTGCGCGGCGAATACACCAAAGCCGAATGGGGGAGTCAGATCCGCTCGTATGTTCTGCATCCGTACCAGATGGTGAAAGACCATCGCACCGATCACGAAACCGGTAACACGCAAGCCGTCCTGGATGGCGACCTCGACGAATTTATGGAAGCGTATTTGCAACATCGCGTGTCGGAGTGA
- the ftsY gene encoding signal recognition particle-docking protein FtsY: MTDLFAKWKSGLAKSSKATFGRLATLFGATEITNETWDELETLLLQADLGIETTAEILDSLRRLVRDGGLVRSDELSSALRAELRSRLDNPPPLTWTTKPTVIMVVGVNGSGKTTTIAKLAQRFQTEGKRLLFGAADTFRAAAVDQLQVWGERLGVDVISGAPESDPGAVAFSAVQSGAARGVDFVIVDTAGRLHTRFNLMEELKKVHRVIGKALPGAPHAVWLVLDATTGQNALQQAKAFKEAVGVTGVILSKLDSSARGGFAFAIQHELSLPILFAGLGEKAEDLTPFDPDAFIEGILGK, encoded by the coding sequence ATGACCGACCTGTTTGCAAAGTGGAAAAGCGGATTAGCAAAATCCAGCAAAGCAACTTTTGGACGACTTGCGACGCTTTTTGGCGCCACCGAAATTACAAATGAAACGTGGGATGAACTCGAAACACTGCTTCTTCAAGCGGATTTGGGGATCGAAACCACTGCCGAAATTTTGGACTCGCTTCGCCGCCTCGTTCGGGATGGGGGCTTGGTTCGCTCCGATGAACTTTCATCTGCCCTTCGAGCCGAACTCCGCTCTCGACTCGATAATCCGCCGCCTCTCACATGGACGACGAAACCAACGGTCATCATGGTCGTCGGCGTCAACGGCTCCGGAAAAACGACGACGATCGCAAAACTGGCGCAACGTTTTCAAACCGAAGGGAAAAGGCTCTTGTTCGGCGCGGCAGATACCTTCCGAGCCGCCGCAGTGGATCAACTGCAAGTGTGGGGCGAACGCCTCGGCGTGGATGTGATCTCCGGTGCCCCCGAGTCGGACCCGGGCGCGGTCGCGTTCAGTGCGGTGCAATCGGGCGCAGCGCGCGGCGTAGATTTTGTCATCGTGGACACCGCCGGTCGTTTGCACACGCGCTTCAACTTGATGGAAGAATTGAAGAAAGTGCATCGCGTGATCGGCAAGGCTTTACCCGGCGCGCCCCATGCCGTGTGGCTTGTCCTCGACGCGACGACTGGTCAAAACGCGTTGCAACAGGCAAAAGCCTTCAAAGAAGCGGTCGGCGTGACCGGCGTGATACTTTCAAAACTGGATTCATCCGCCCGCGGCGGATTTGCTTTTGCCATTCAACATGAATTGAGTTTGCCAATTCTGTTCGCCGGTCTCGGCGAAAAAGCCGAAGACTTAACGCCGTTCGATCCTGATGCGTTCATTGAAGGAATTCTAGGAAAATAA
- the trxA gene encoding thioredoxin, whose protein sequence is MNEPIHVTDATYEQTVLKSQTPVIVDFWAPWCGPCKMVAPILDKFAKEYEGKLIIAKINTDENQEWMMKYGIQGIPTMLFVANGKIVHRQVGALPERMLRDTVAQFLETVSAS, encoded by the coding sequence ATGAACGAACCCATTCATGTAACCGATGCGACTTATGAACAGACCGTGTTGAAGTCGCAAACGCCCGTGATCGTTGATTTTTGGGCGCCGTGGTGCGGACCGTGCAAGATGGTCGCTCCAATCCTCGATAAATTTGCAAAGGAATACGAGGGCAAACTGATCATCGCCAAGATCAACACCGATGAGAACCAGGAATGGATGATGAAATACGGCATTCAGGGCATCCCGACGATGTTGTTCGTGGCGAACGGCAAGATCGTGCATCGTCAAGTCGGCGCGCTGCCCGAACGGATGTTGCGCGATACAGTCGCGCAATTTTTGGAAACAGTTTCCGCATCCTGA
- a CDS encoding YbaK/EbsC family protein, producing MTIVNNVTRLLDARKIPYTAFELSPEKRGAQETARLLEVDPASIFKTIVVLRDKPKKPLLVLVPGDSVVDLKALASALGEKKVHLPTEKEAEQITGLQAGGISPLALLNKGFQVIIDSSARQFEQIHVSGGQRGLNIKLAVADLIALMSARVESVSKIE from the coding sequence ATGACAATCGTCAACAACGTGACGCGCTTGCTCGATGCGCGCAAAATTCCATACACCGCTTTTGAACTCTCGCCAGAGAAACGGGGCGCGCAGGAAACGGCGCGTTTGCTTGAGGTTGACCCCGCATCTATTTTCAAGACGATTGTGGTTTTGCGCGATAAGCCGAAAAAACCGTTGCTGGTATTAGTCCCCGGCGATTCCGTTGTGGATTTGAAAGCGCTCGCCTCCGCGCTGGGGGAGAAGAAGGTCCATTTGCCGACGGAAAAAGAAGCGGAGCAGATCACTGGCTTGCAGGCTGGAGGTATTTCTCCGCTTGCCCTGCTCAACAAGGGATTTCAAGTCATCATCGATTCGTCTGCGCGGCAGTTCGAGCAAATCCACGTTTCGGGCGGGCAGAGGGGATTGAACATCAAACTAGCGGTTGCAGATCTGATCGCATTGATGAGCGCGCGGGTCGAATCGGTGAGTAAGATTGAATAG
- a CDS encoding bifunctional (p)ppGpp synthetase/guanosine-3',5'-bis(diphosphate) 3'-pyrophosphohydrolase, which translates to MKSATTTVPHEKLLEQLPDNYTAAEREVVQRAYRMAEEAHRGQKRSSGEPYINHCIAVASILAELRVPSEVVAAALLHDTVEDTAITLSDIRREFGDTISILVDGVTKLTNLPRVSRGDQHAGKPDQADGEDDPAFVEPGNGRARDRDLKSETLRKTFLAMGDDVRVVLIKLADRLHNMRTLGFTPEAKQKRIAKETLDIFAPLANRLGIWQIKWELEDLGFRYLNSEKYKEIAEQLQEKRPDREQQIEDIKDKLLKLLASNKIEADISGRPKHIYSIYKKMTQKRKSFDLVRDVRAMRLIVPDVPSCYAALGVIHTTWRPIPGEFDDYIAAPKENFYQSLHTAVIYDDGKPLEIQIRTQEMHENAEYGIAAHWKYKEGARRDKSYEQRINWLRNMMEWKSDVHDAQEFVESMKTDVFQDRVYVFTPRGDIFDLPIGSTPIDFAYHVHTDIGHCCRGARVNGKLIPLHQELKTGDQVEILTAKRGGPSRDWLNPNLGLVKTQRARSKIKAWFKKQEDAQNLTQGRAALERELQRLGISELNFEKMAREFGYKTQDEMFIAVGCGDLSLSKIIRLMEETEETADILKVTTTAPKKHSGDAVEVVGLKGLLWQMAKCCNPMPGDQIIAYVTRGRGATIHRQDCPNILHRDDTERLLQVDWGTTQQTFAVPVTVKAYDREGLLGDVSTLLQNEGVNIADVGVSFNRSVADMRLVVEVRDLEQLSRVLARLESLPNVLEAQRIKPG; encoded by the coding sequence ATGAAATCGGCAACAACAACTGTACCGCACGAAAAATTGCTGGAACAACTTCCCGATAATTACACCGCCGCAGAGCGGGAAGTTGTCCAGCGCGCCTACCGCATGGCGGAAGAGGCGCATCGCGGGCAAAAACGGAGTTCCGGCGAACCGTATATCAATCACTGCATTGCGGTTGCCAGCATCCTCGCCGAATTGCGCGTCCCATCGGAAGTGGTCGCGGCGGCATTGCTCCACGATACGGTGGAAGATACGGCAATCACCCTCAGCGATATCCGCCGCGAGTTCGGAGATACGATTTCCATCCTTGTAGACGGCGTGACCAAGTTGACGAACCTGCCGCGCGTCTCACGAGGCGATCAACATGCAGGAAAACCGGATCAAGCCGACGGGGAGGATGATCCGGCTTTCGTCGAGCCGGGCAACGGGCGAGCCCGCGACCGCGACCTGAAATCCGAAACGCTTCGCAAAACGTTTTTGGCGATGGGTGACGACGTGCGCGTGGTGTTGATCAAACTCGCCGACCGTCTGCATAACATGCGCACGCTCGGCTTCACGCCGGAGGCAAAACAAAAGCGCATCGCCAAGGAAACGCTCGATATTTTTGCGCCGCTTGCTAACCGGCTCGGCATTTGGCAGATCAAGTGGGAATTGGAAGACCTCGGCTTTCGTTACCTCAACTCGGAAAAATATAAAGAGATCGCGGAGCAGTTACAAGAAAAACGACCGGACCGTGAACAACAGATCGAAGACATCAAAGATAAATTATTGAAACTGCTCGCAAGCAACAAGATCGAGGCGGACATCAGCGGGCGACCCAAACACATTTATTCCATCTACAAGAAGATGACGCAAAAAAGAAAATCGTTTGACCTCGTCCGCGACGTGCGCGCGATGCGACTGATCGTCCCCGATGTGCCGTCTTGTTATGCCGCGCTGGGCGTGATCCACACCACGTGGCGACCGATCCCCGGCGAATTCGACGATTACATCGCCGCGCCGAAGGAAAATTTTTATCAATCCTTGCATACGGCGGTGATCTACGACGACGGCAAGCCGCTCGAAATCCAGATCCGCACACAGGAAATGCACGAGAACGCGGAGTATGGTATCGCCGCCCACTGGAAGTATAAAGAAGGCGCGCGGCGCGACAAATCCTACGAACAGCGTATCAACTGGCTCCGCAACATGATGGAATGGAAGTCCGACGTGCACGACGCGCAAGAATTCGTCGAAAGCATGAAAACGGACGTGTTCCAAGACCGCGTCTACGTTTTCACGCCGCGCGGCGACATTTTCGACCTCCCCATCGGCTCGACGCCGATTGATTTTGCGTATCATGTCCACACAGACATCGGTCACTGCTGCCGCGGCGCGCGCGTGAACGGAAAGCTCATCCCGCTGCACCAAGAGTTGAAGACCGGCGACCAGGTTGAAATCCTGACTGCGAAGCGAGGCGGACCTAGCCGCGATTGGTTGAATCCAAATCTTGGGCTGGTCAAAACACAACGCGCGCGCTCCAAGATCAAAGCCTGGTTCAAAAAGCAGGAGGACGCGCAAAACCTCACGCAAGGACGCGCCGCCCTCGAACGCGAATTACAGCGGCTTGGCATCTCCGAACTCAACTTTGAAAAGATGGCGCGCGAGTTCGGATACAAAACTCAAGACGAAATGTTCATCGCCGTCGGGTGCGGAGACCTCTCGCTCAGCAAGATCATCCGCTTGATGGAAGAGACCGAAGAAACTGCCGACATTCTAAAAGTTACAACCACCGCGCCCAAGAAACACTCAGGCGATGCCGTAGAAGTGGTCGGGTTGAAAGGCTTGCTGTGGCAAATGGCAAAGTGCTGCAACCCTATGCCCGGCGACCAGATCATCGCCTACGTTACGCGCGGGCGCGGCGCGACGATTCACCGGCAAGACTGTCCGAACATTTTGCATCGAGACGACACAGAACGACTCCTGCAAGTAGATTGGGGAACCACGCAACAAACTTTTGCGGTTCCTGTCACAGTGAAAGCCTACGACCGCGAAGGCTTGCTCGGCGACGTTTCCACCCTGCTCCAAAACGAAGGCGTCAACATTGCCGATGTCGGAGTCAGTTTCAATCGTAGTGTGGCAGACATGAGATTGGTCGTCGAGGTGCGCGACCTCGAACAACTCAGCCGCGTGCTGGCGCGCCTCGAAAGCCTGCCGAATGTGTTGGAAGCGCAACGGATAAAGCCCGGATAA
- a CDS encoding molybdopterin molybdotransferase MoeA gives MTLLSVTDARERIISKFQPVATVSLPLVESLNRILANDVAATSDLPPFDNSSMDGFAVRSADLADANPASPRRLRVVADIPAGTVPTVSLAPGEAARIMTGAQMPEGADAVIPVEETDFHNRDAGSAPPEFVNIQRAINTGDYVRPRGSDVRAGAVVLHKGHALKPQSIGLLAMLGVTQVEAHRKPRVALFSSGDELLDVDAPLAPGKIRDSNSYMLAGLIESTGAEVIKLGVAKDNFDSVKSLLDKAASGKADLILSSAGVSVGAFDFVKSALESNGAMDFWRVNMRPGKPLAFGDYKGIPFIGLPGNPVSAFVGFEVFVRAALGRLSGLLGWSRQTVRVRCEEEIQSDGRESYLRAQIHEENGVWTARLTGHQGSGNLLSLVKADALLIIPAGVKCVPAGQEINAWIV, from the coding sequence ATGACATTGCTCAGCGTCACCGACGCGCGCGAGCGCATCATCTCCAAATTTCAACCTGTCGCGACCGTATCCCTGCCGCTCGTCGAGTCGTTGAACCGCATTTTGGCAAACGATGTTGCGGCGACTAGCGACCTCCCCCCATTCGACAATTCCTCGATGGATGGGTTTGCCGTCCGTTCCGCCGATCTTGCGGATGCAAACCCCGCTTCGCCGCGCCGATTACGCGTGGTCGCAGACATCCCAGCCGGAACCGTGCCGACAGTTTCCCTCGCGCCCGGCGAAGCCGCGCGCATCATGACCGGCGCGCAAATGCCCGAGGGCGCTGACGCCGTGATTCCCGTCGAAGAGACCGACTTTCACAACCGCGACGCCGGATCGGCTCCGCCGGAATTCGTCAACATTCAAAGAGCAATCAACACAGGAGATTACGTCCGCCCGCGCGGCTCCGATGTGCGCGCCGGTGCTGTTGTGCTTCACAAAGGACACGCGCTCAAGCCGCAAAGCATAGGTCTGCTCGCCATGCTGGGAGTTACTCAAGTGGAAGCGCATCGCAAGCCGCGCGTCGCGCTATTCTCCTCCGGCGATGAATTGCTGGATGTGGACGCGCCGCTCGCGCCGGGCAAGATCCGAGATTCGAATTCCTACATGCTCGCGGGGTTAATCGAATCGACCGGCGCGGAGGTCATCAAACTCGGCGTGGCGAAAGATAATTTTGATTCGGTCAAATCTCTGCTTGATAAAGCCGCAAGCGGGAAAGCGGATTTGATCCTCTCCTCCGCCGGCGTGAGCGTAGGCGCCTTCGATTTTGTGAAGAGCGCGCTCGAATCGAACGGCGCGATGGATTTCTGGCGCGTGAACATGCGCCCCGGAAAACCGCTGGCGTTCGGCGATTACAAAGGGATTCCATTCATCGGCTTGCCGGGCAACCCCGTTTCGGCGTTCGTGGGATTCGAAGTCTTCGTCCGTGCGGCGCTGGGGAGGCTGAGCGGCTTGCTAGGTTGGAGCAGGCAAACCGTCCGCGTACGATGCGAAGAGGAAATCCAATCCGATGGACGCGAGAGTTATCTGCGCGCCCAAATCCACGAAGAAAACGGCGTCTGGACGGCGCGTCTGACCGGTCATCAGGGCTCAGGCAATCTGCTTTCATTGGTGAAGGCAGACGCTTTACTAATTATTCCCGCTGGTGTAAAATGCGTGCCTGCTGGTCAGGAAATCAACGCATGGATTGTATGA
- a CDS encoding vitamin K epoxide reductase family protein, whose product MNKRLSQAAIVLTIIGLLVSIYMTIYKITSNDNMCIGSKDCSVVNASRYSEVNGIPVAVIGVAGYLALLAIQALERKPGFFQQNGTMIFFALSVTGFLFTLYLIFLEVALIKAYCPFCITSQAAMTLIFVISVIRLIKQP is encoded by the coding sequence ATGAATAAACGACTTTCGCAAGCGGCAATTGTGCTCACGATCATCGGTCTGCTTGTTTCGATCTACATGACCATTTACAAAATTACATCCAATGACAATATGTGCATCGGCTCGAAGGATTGCTCGGTGGTGAACGCCAGCCGCTATTCCGAAGTAAACGGAATTCCCGTTGCAGTCATCGGCGTAGCGGGTTACCTAGCCCTGCTCGCCATTCAAGCGCTCGAAAGAAAACCCGGCTTTTTTCAACAGAACGGCACGATGATCTTCTTCGCGCTCTCGGTCACAGGGTTTTTATTCACCCTCTACTTGATCTTCCTTGAGGTCGCGCTGATCAAAGCCTATTGTCCGTTCTGCATCACATCACAGGCTGCGATGACCTTGATCTTCGTGATTTCGGTCATCCGCCTTATCAAACAACCTTAA
- a CDS encoding RNA methyltransferase, producing the protein MAKPLITSLGNPLIKQARALRQKKARRESGTFLVEGIHHVGEAVEAGWEVESLLYAPDLLASKFATDLVSRLGDKGQPVSPAVMESLADKDNPQGIVAVVCQRHTQFFNSLILKTGVALVSPQDPGNVGTILRTMDAVGTDALFLLDGGVDLYHPSVIRASMGAIFWKPVVSASFAEFVAWARAGKFQLVGTSSHAEKDYRTFAPSAPWILVLGSEQKGLSPEQADACDVTVSLPMQGRVSSLNLAVAAGVLLYALNA; encoded by the coding sequence ATGGCGAAACCTCTCATTACCAGTTTGGGCAATCCGCTTATCAAGCAGGCGCGGGCATTGCGGCAAAAGAAGGCGCGCCGTGAAAGCGGAACTTTCCTCGTCGAAGGAATCCACCATGTTGGCGAAGCCGTGGAGGCAGGCTGGGAGGTGGAGTCGCTTCTCTATGCCCCCGATTTGCTGGCAAGCAAATTTGCAACGGATCTCGTTTCACGCCTCGGCGACAAGGGTCAGCCTGTTTCGCCTGCCGTTATGGAATCTCTCGCCGACAAGGATAACCCGCAGGGAATCGTCGCGGTTGTTTGCCAACGCCACACTCAATTTTTCAATTCTCTAATCCTCAAAACTGGCGTCGCGCTCGTCTCTCCTCAAGACCCCGGCAATGTCGGGACCATCCTCCGTACCATGGATGCAGTCGGTACGGACGCGTTGTTCCTGCTCGATGGCGGCGTGGATCTATATCATCCAAGCGTGATCCGCGCGAGCATGGGCGCGATCTTCTGGAAGCCGGTCGTGTCCGCTTCGTTCGCCGAGTTCGTCGCGTGGGCGCGTGCAGGGAAATTTCAACTCGTCGGCACATCCTCTCATGCCGAGAAGGATTACCGAACCTTTGCGCCGAGCGCTCCATGGATTTTGGTTTTGGGCAGCGAGCAAAAAGGACTTTCCCCCGAACAAGCCGATGCTTGCGATGTCACCGTGTCCTTGCCAATGCAAGGGAGGGTGAGTTCGTTGAACCTTGCTGTGGCGGCGGGCGTGTTGTTGTATGCGTTAAACGCGTAG
- a CDS encoding cupredoxin domain-containing protein, with translation MKKLVILAVVSLCLLLTACGSKAPSTKINVAMADFQFVPNEFIVPAGREISFAGVNNGSVVHSFVIMKLGADAGSSFDDDDKPNVYWEADLVPGADVATSFTAPNEPGEYQVICRTEGHIVSGMIATLTVVAGDK, from the coding sequence ATGAAAAAATTAGTTATCCTTGCTGTAGTGAGTCTCTGTCTGTTGTTGACTGCCTGCGGCTCAAAAGCGCCCTCAACCAAGATCAATGTGGCTATGGCTGATTTTCAATTTGTGCCGAACGAGTTCATTGTGCCAGCCGGGCGGGAGATCTCTTTTGCTGGAGTGAACAACGGATCGGTCGTACATAGTTTCGTCATCATGAAATTAGGGGCCGACGCAGGTTCCAGTTTCGACGACGACGATAAGCCGAACGTGTACTGGGAGGCGGATCTCGTCCCCGGCGCAGATGTGGCGACCAGTTTTACCGCGCCGAACGAGCCCGGCGAGTATCAAGTGATCTGCCGGACGGAAGGACATATTGTTTCTGGCATGATCGCCACGTTGACCGTTGTCGCAGGCGACAAATAA
- a CDS encoding G5 domain-containing protein, translating into MKKKHLLAMVFAFFLFACQPTASQTVTIVDGEKIITRQTNERIPLAILNDAGITLGPNDIVLINGISNPLDLPITNDPITLQIRRAGTVETPTAQPPSTRLTITSNGKTMQIESSAGTVGAALAEAGIPLMGLDYSLPSENEPLPADGNIKVVRVSESVLLAQKPIPFTSELTQSAEVPLDQTQILQPGETGLTIQRIRIKYEDGVEVARVTEDETVVRPPKNRVLGYGTKIEVKTAVVDGVTIEYWRAVQMYVTSYSPCRSGGDKCYSGTSSGATVKKGVAGMRYDWYLVMGGQPLYIPGYGFATVEDVCGGCVGKPWIDVAYSDADYVPWSSWVTVYFLAPVPANIVYVLE; encoded by the coding sequence ATGAAGAAAAAACATTTACTGGCAATGGTCTTTGCTTTCTTTCTATTCGCCTGCCAGCCAACAGCCTCGCAGACGGTCACGATCGTTGACGGTGAAAAAATCATCACACGACAAACAAATGAACGCATCCCTCTGGCGATACTGAACGATGCGGGGATTACGCTCGGACCAAATGATATCGTCCTCATAAATGGAATTTCAAATCCACTTGATCTACCGATTACCAATGACCCAATTACTTTGCAAATCCGCCGCGCGGGGACTGTTGAAACGCCCACCGCTCAACCTCCTTCAACCAGACTCACCATCACCTCGAACGGAAAAACGATGCAGATCGAATCCTCCGCAGGGACGGTTGGCGCGGCGTTGGCTGAGGCTGGGATTCCGCTGATGGGGCTGGATTACAGCCTCCCGTCCGAGAATGAACCGCTTCCCGCCGACGGGAATATCAAAGTGGTGCGAGTCAGCGAATCCGTTTTGCTCGCGCAAAAGCCAATCCCCTTCACCAGCGAATTGACTCAATCCGCCGAAGTCCCGCTCGACCAGACGCAAATTTTGCAACCCGGCGAAACCGGGCTGACGATACAACGCATCCGAATCAAATATGAGGATGGCGTGGAAGTTGCGCGCGTCACCGAAGACGAGACCGTTGTGCGCCCGCCGAAGAACCGTGTGTTGGGCTACGGCACGAAGATCGAGGTCAAGACCGCTGTTGTGGACGGAGTGACCATCGAATATTGGCGCGCCGTGCAAATGTATGTCACTTCGTACTCGCCGTGCCGTTCGGGCGGCGACAAATGTTATTCGGGCACATCGAGCGGCGCGACGGTAAAAAAAGGCGTGGCGGGCATGCGCTATGATTGGTACCTCGTGATGGGCGGGCAACCGTTGTATATTCCCGGTTATGGCTTTGCTACTGTGGAAGACGTGTGCGGCGGCTGTGTCGGCAAACCGTGGATTGACGTAGCATACAGCGATGCCGATTACGTGCCGTGGAGTTCGTGGGTCACTGTCTATTTTCTAGCGCCGGTACCGGCAAATATTGTCTACGTGTTGGAATGA